A window of Cryptomeria japonica chromosome 3, Sugi_1.0, whole genome shotgun sequence contains these coding sequences:
- the LOC131034786 gene encoding putative chloride channel-like protein CLC-g, whose protein sequence is MDGEGKDGISDADLREALLAKEKDKKRQRLRLSRSMSTNTTSQLAIVGSNICPIESLDYEIIENDLFKHDWRGRTRIQIFQYIVLKWTLAFLIGLSTGLVGFIINLAVENIAGEKLVITNNFMIAERYAVAFGVFAGSNLVLVAFAAVVCAYIAPAAAGSGIPEVKAYLNGIDAPGILSPTTLIVKILGSIGAVAGSLYVGKEGPLVHTGACIASLLGQGGSKRYHLTWRWLRYFKNDRDRRDLITCGSAAGVAAAFRAPVGGVLFALEEVSSWWRSALLWRTFFTTAVVAVVLRALKDFCDTGKCGLFGQGGLIMFDVSSVKISYHAVDLVPVVILGVVGGFLGSLFNYLLDKILRVYSLVNEKGPFFKLLLACTVSIVTSSCCFGLPWLAECTPCPKGIVEQCPTTKRSGNYKQFQCPDGYYNDLASLIFNTNDDAIRNLFSTGNPNIFRHSSVLMFFGAMYILALFTYGISVPAGLFIPVILTGATYGRFTGMLMGPSSNLDQGLFAVLGAASFLGGSMRMTVSLCIILLELTNNLLMLPLVMLVLLISKTVADAFNGGVYDQIVHMKGFPYLEAHAEPYMRHLSAGDVVTGPLVTFSGIERVGNILQVLKNTKHNGFPVIDEPPFSEAPVLCGLVLRSHLLVLLRRKEFLPSRTLCNGDLGQLFTSVDFAKPGSGKGFNVEEIVLSAEEMDMYVDLHPFTNASPYTVVETMSLAKALVLFRQLGLRHLCVLPKTSDRSPIVGVLTRHDFMPEHVLGLHPHLKESKWKRLRLRPSLLTSVTRRPPSAQNIDL, encoded by the exons ATGGACGGAGAAGGCAAGGATGGTATCAGTGATGCTGATTTGAGGGAAGCTCTACTAGCCAAGGAGAAGGATAAAAAGAGGCAAAGGCTGAGGCTGAGCCGATCTATGTCCACAAACACAACATCACAGCTTGCCATCGTGGGATCCAATATTTGTCCTATTGAGAGCTTGGATTATGA GATTATCGAAAATGATCTCTTCAAGCATGATTGGCGTGGCCGGACACGAATCCAAATATTTCAGTATATAGTTCTGAAATGGACTTTAGCGTTTTTGATAGGCCTTTCAACTGGACTGGTGGGTTTCATCATTAATCTTGCAGTGGAGAACATTGCTGGGGAGAAGTTGGTAATAACCAACAATTTCATGATAGCTGAAAG GTATGCTGTTGCATTTGGAGTATTTGCAGGTTCTAATCTTGTTCTAGTTGCATTCGCAGCAGTGGTTTGTGCTTACATTGCTCCAGCAGCTGCTGGATCTGGTATACCTGAAGTTAAAGCCTATTTAAACGGGATTGATGCTCCAGGAATTCTTTCTCCAACCACACTAATTGTGAAG ATCTTGGGTAGCATTGGTGCAGTGGCCGGTTCCTTATATGTGGGTAAGGAAGGGCCTCTAGTACATACTGGAGCATGCATAGCATCACTTCTGGGACAGGGTGGCTCCAAACGGTACCATTTAACATGGAGATGGCTGAGGTATTTCAAAAATGACAGAGATAGGCGTGATCTGATCACATGTGGATCTGCTGCAGGAGTTGCTGCTGCATTTCGTGCCCCTGTGGGTGGTGTTTTGTTTGCCCTTGAAGAAGTATCATCATG GTGGCGGAGTGCTCTTCTTTGGAGAACATTTTTCACAACAGCAGTGGTTGCAGTGGTCCTACGGGCACTCAAAGATTTTTGTGACACTGGAAAGTGTGGCCTCTTTGGACAGGGTGGCCTTATAATGTTTGATGTCAGTTCAGTTAAAATTTCTTACCATGCTGTGGATCTTGTGCCTGTGGTAATCCTTGGAGTTGTTGGGGGATTCCTTGGTAGCCTTTTTAATTACCTTCTGGACAAGATCTTGAGAGTTTATAGCCTTGTGAATGA GAAGGGACCTTTTTTCAAATTGCTACTTGCATGCACTGTCTCTATCGTTACATCTTCTTGCTGCTTCGGACTACCGTGGCTTGCAGAATGCACACCATGCCCAAAAGGAATAGTGGAACAATGCCCCACAACAAAGAGATCAGGGAATTATAAGCAGTTCCAGTGTCCAGATGGCTATTACAATGATCTAGCAAGCTTGATTTTCAATACAAATGATGATGCAATTCGGAACCTCTTCAGTACAGGGAATCCGAATATTTTCCGGCACTCCTCAGTGCTAATGTTCTTTGGTGCCATGTATATACTTGCACTATTCACGTATGGAATTTCAGTTCCTGCTGGTCTCTTTATACCAGTGATCTTGACAGGTGCCACTTATGGCAGATTTACTGGCATGCTGATGGGACCATCATCAAATCTTGACCAGGGTCTTTTTGCTGTGCTTGGTGCGGCTTCCTTTCTTGGTGGTTCAATGAGGATGACAGTTTCATTGTGTATCATCCTTTTGGAGTTAACAAACAATTTACTGATGCTTCCTCTTGTCATGCTGGTTTTGCTTATATCAAAGACAGTTGCTGATGCTTTTAACGGTGGTGTCTATGACCAAATTGTTCACATGAAGGGATTTCCATACCTTGAAGCACACGCAGAACCATATATGAGGCATTTGTCAGCTGGTGATGTTGTCACAGGTCCTTTAGTGACATTTTCTGGAATAGAAAGGGTAGGAAATATTTTGCAGGTTTTGAAGAACACCAAGCACAATGGATTCCCAGTAATTGATGAACCCCCATTCTCAGAGGCACCTGTTTTATGTGGTTTAGTATTGCGTTCACATTTGCTTGTATTGCTGAGGAGGAAGGAGTTTCTTCCATCAAGGACATTATGTAATGGAGATCTAGGTCAACTATTTACTTCTGTGGACTTTGCAAAACCTGGTTCAGGAAAAGGTTTCAATGTTGAGGAAATAGTTTTGAGTGCAGAGGAAATGGATATGTATGTTGATCTGCATCCATTTACAAATGCATCTCCATACACAGTAGTGGAAACCATGTCATTGGCAAAGGCACTTGTTCTTTTTCGTCAGTTAGGCTTGCGCCACCTTTGTGTGCTTCCTAAGACGTCCGAT AGATCTCCAATTGTTGGCGTATTAACACGCCATGACTTTATGCCAGAGCATGTTCTTGGACTGCATCCACATTTAAAAGAGAGCAAATGGAAAAGATTACGCCTGCGGCCATCCCTGTTGACTAGCGTGACTAGAAGGCCTCCTTCAGCTCAAAACATAGACCTTTGA